The following are encoded together in the Pedobacter sp. D749 genome:
- a CDS encoding esterase-like activity of phytase family protein: protein MKPRRPLIFFYGLFAVVFSSCSIAKHVEVKQHETSISSIKFLDEYIMPLNPIFQNTVVGGLSGIDYDAKKNQYYLISDDPSQFSPARIYTAQIDLKENKIDTIRITGVTYLLQENGKQYPKYGTDKSVKPDGESVRYNPVTKQLIWSSEGERLFKNGDTTIVQPGLTFISTTGKFLDTIPIPKGFHFTKTESGPRKNALFEGLTYADQYKTLYASLEEPLYQDGPQAAFEYDKALTRILKFDVGTKKNIAQYAYNLGALPVKPTVENDWNVNGISEILAINNHTLLVMERAWAKGHDDHAFLKLYLVDLNDAENEIDNASFLKNPPKPLSKKLLFDFDTLNRHIDNFEGVTFGPKLANGHHSLIFCVDNNFGKSQVQQFFLFEIIP, encoded by the coding sequence TTGAAACCCAGACGCCCACTCATCTTTTTTTATGGCCTTTTTGCTGTTGTATTCTCCTCCTGCTCAATAGCCAAACATGTGGAGGTTAAGCAACATGAAACCAGTATTTCGTCTATAAAGTTTCTGGATGAATACATTATGCCCTTAAATCCGATTTTCCAAAATACGGTTGTTGGTGGTTTGTCGGGGATTGATTATGATGCAAAAAAGAACCAGTATTATCTGATCAGTGATGATCCGTCGCAATTTAGTCCGGCAAGGATTTACACTGCACAGATTGATCTCAAAGAAAATAAAATCGATACCATCAGAATTACAGGAGTTACGTACCTCTTACAGGAAAACGGGAAACAATATCCCAAATATGGCACGGATAAAAGTGTAAAGCCAGATGGAGAATCCGTCCGTTATAATCCGGTTACCAAACAATTGATCTGGAGCAGCGAAGGGGAGAGGTTGTTTAAAAACGGTGATACTACCATTGTTCAACCCGGTTTAACTTTTATTTCTACCACCGGAAAATTTTTAGATACCATTCCAATACCTAAGGGTTTTCACTTTACTAAAACAGAGAGCGGCCCACGAAAAAATGCATTGTTTGAAGGCTTAACTTATGCTGATCAGTACAAAACATTATATGCCAGCTTAGAAGAGCCACTTTACCAGGATGGCCCTCAAGCTGCTTTTGAATATGATAAAGCCTTAACCCGGATTTTAAAGTTTGATGTAGGAACTAAAAAGAATATCGCCCAATATGCTTATAACCTGGGCGCATTGCCAGTTAAACCTACTGTTGAAAACGATTGGAATGTAAATGGGATTTCTGAAATACTAGCCATTAACAATCATACACTTTTGGTTATGGAAAGGGCCTGGGCAAAAGGGCACGATGACCATGCTTTTTTAAAACTTTACCTGGTTGATTTGAATGATGCAGAAAATGAGATTGATAATGCATCTTTCCTTAAAAATCCACCAAAACCACTTAGCAAAAAACTACTTTTCGATTTTGATACCTTAAACAGGCACATCGATAATTTTGAAGGAGTAACTTTTGGTCCAAAACTTGCAAACGGACACCATTCTTTAATATTTTGTGTAGATAATAATTTTGGAAAATCGCAGGTGCAGCAGTTTTTCCTTTTCGAGATCATCCCATAA
- a CDS encoding DUF2306 domain-containing protein — MVKKGLWILFATFALLIGLYPMIYFLIDRKFGLLNSKTVELLSNTFWNIGFYTHIIFGGIALLIGWTQFSSKMRNRRMALHRKLGKVYVVAVLLSALAGIYIGFFATGGWISSAGFICLGIIWFYTTLKAYLHIKEGEVEKHQKMMIYSYAACFAAVTLRIWLPILTIIYGDFSKAYLVVAWLCWIPNLIVGYLIIRKTAHQ, encoded by the coding sequence ATGGTAAAAAAAGGATTATGGATTTTATTTGCAACTTTCGCGTTGCTAATTGGGCTCTATCCAATGATTTACTTTTTGATCGATAGAAAATTTGGCTTATTAAATTCAAAGACGGTTGAGTTGTTAAGCAATACTTTCTGGAACATTGGTTTTTATACGCATATCATTTTTGGAGGAATAGCTTTATTAATCGGTTGGACACAATTCAGTTCGAAAATGCGAAACAGGCGAATGGCATTACACCGAAAACTGGGTAAGGTTTATGTGGTTGCTGTGCTGCTTAGTGCATTAGCTGGTATTTATATTGGTTTTTTTGCAACAGGTGGATGGATTTCATCCGCTGGATTTATTTGTTTAGGTATCATTTGGTTTTACACTACTTTAAAAGCTTATTTACATATTAAAGAAGGAGAAGTTGAAAAACATCAAAAGATGATGATTTATAGTTATGCCGCTTGTTTTGCTGCGGTAACATTAAGAATCTGGCTACCAATTTTGACCATTATTTATGGTGATTTTTCAAAAGCTTATCTGGTGGTTGCCTGGCTGTGCTGGATTCCAAATTTGATTGTTGGTTATTTAATTATCAGAAAAACCGCTCATCAATAA
- a CDS encoding CocE/NonD family hydrolase produces the protein MKYFKFIIILLSASSAFAQSDSGYPETNYTKKEVYIPMRDGTKLFTAIYTPKDASKDKKYPMMMQRTCYSVAPYGEDKFPARLGPSELMMKEGYIVVMQDVRGRWKSEGTWTNMTPVIDNKKSKKDVDEGSDTYDTIDWLVKNVANNNGKVGQWGISYPGFYTAAGILSNHPALKASSPQAPISDFFFDDFHHNGSFLQSYFMTFPVFGVQKTDTTSKAWYNNQLILPKTKDGYQFALDLGPLSNADKYYKDNFFWQETVNHPNYDEFWQKRGLLKHYNTVKPAVMLVGGWYDAEDLSGPLNIYKTIEKKNPNAYNTIVMGPFGHGRWSRETGHTMHSNVYFGDSIATFYQKEIEAKFFNHFLKGNGDKNSGLPEAYMFDTGKKQWETFSKWPTEKASKQKLYLGADGKLSMTSPTAAGSVNYISDPLKPVPYTEDLTTTLGFTPHNYMSEDQRFAGRRPDVLVYQTDVLDNDITLGGEIMSHLKIASTGTDADFIVKLIDVYPADEPNNPYMPNKNITLSNYWQMVRSEVMPARFRNSFEKPEALVANQKTEVNFQLQDVLHTFKKGHRIMIQVQSTAFPLFARNPQKFVENPYKATEADYIKATQTVFNDSFIEVDVIK, from the coding sequence ATGAAATACTTTAAATTCATCATCATCCTGCTTTCAGCCTCTTCAGCTTTTGCGCAAAGCGATTCAGGGTATCCAGAAACAAATTATACCAAAAAAGAAGTATATATCCCCATGCGAGATGGCACCAAACTTTTTACGGCCATTTATACCCCAAAAGATGCCTCAAAGGATAAAAAATATCCGATGATGATGCAGCGCACCTGTTATAGTGTTGCCCCTTATGGCGAAGACAAATTTCCGGCACGTTTAGGTCCATCCGAACTGATGATGAAAGAAGGTTATATCGTGGTGATGCAGGATGTACGCGGCCGCTGGAAAAGTGAAGGTACATGGACCAACATGACACCCGTAATCGACAATAAAAAATCGAAAAAGGATGTTGATGAAGGTTCTGATACGTATGACACAATAGATTGGTTGGTTAAAAATGTGGCCAATAACAATGGCAAAGTGGGTCAGTGGGGCATTTCTTATCCAGGTTTTTATACCGCAGCCGGGATTTTAAGCAATCATCCTGCACTAAAAGCATCCTCGCCGCAGGCACCAATTTCCGATTTCTTTTTTGATGATTTCCACCACAACGGATCATTTTTGCAAAGTTATTTTATGACCTTTCCGGTATTTGGTGTGCAGAAAACGGATACAACTTCTAAAGCCTGGTACAACAACCAGTTAATCCTACCAAAAACAAAAGACGGCTATCAGTTTGCTTTAGATCTAGGCCCTTTAAGCAATGCAGACAAATATTATAAGGATAATTTCTTCTGGCAAGAAACTGTTAACCATCCAAACTACGATGAGTTTTGGCAAAAACGTGGATTGTTAAAACATTATAATACCGTTAAACCTGCAGTGATGTTAGTTGGCGGCTGGTACGATGCAGAAGATTTATCAGGACCGTTAAATATTTACAAAACCATCGAAAAGAAAAACCCTAACGCTTATAATACCATTGTGATGGGGCCATTCGGACACGGCAGATGGAGCCGCGAAACCGGCCACACGATGCACAGCAATGTATATTTCGGAGATAGCATTGCCACTTTTTACCAAAAAGAAATTGAAGCTAAATTTTTTAACCATTTCTTAAAGGGCAATGGAGATAAAAACTCAGGCCTGCCAGAAGCGTATATGTTTGATACCGGAAAAAAGCAATGGGAAACTTTTAGCAAATGGCCAACAGAAAAAGCAAGCAAACAAAAATTATACCTGGGTGCCGATGGTAAACTAAGCATGACCTCTCCTACAGCTGCAGGTTCTGTTAACTACATTAGTGATCCTTTAAAACCAGTTCCTTATACAGAAGATTTAACCACTACACTGGGTTTTACCCCGCATAATTACATGAGCGAAGATCAACGTTTTGCAGGCAGAAGACCAGATGTTTTGGTGTACCAAACTGATGTATTGGATAACGATATTACATTGGGTGGCGAAATCATGTCGCACCTTAAAATTGCCTCTACTGGCACAGATGCCGATTTTATTGTGAAACTGATCGATGTATATCCAGCCGATGAACCTAACAATCCTTATATGCCAAACAAGAACATTACCCTGAGCAATTACTGGCAAATGGTACGTTCGGAAGTAATGCCGGCCCGTTTCCGCAATAGTTTTGAAAAACCGGAGGCTTTAGTAGCCAATCAAAAAACAGAAGTAAACTTCCAGTTGCAGGATGTATTGCACACCTTTAAAAAAGGCCACAGGATTATGATCCAGGTGCAGAGCACAGCTTTCCCCTTATTTGCCCGTAATCCACAAAAATTTGTAGAAAATCCCTATAAAGCAACTGAAGCAGATTATATTAAAGCCACACAAACGGTTTTTAATGATAGTTTTATCGAAGTTGACGTAATAAAATAA
- the thiD gene encoding bifunctional hydroxymethylpyrimidine kinase/phosphomethylpyrimidine kinase: MNYIHVLTIAGSDSGGGAGIQADLKTFSALGCFGTSVITAVTAQNTLGVRSVHGIPAEMIKDQLQAVLDDIVPVAIKIGMINRAEVVQVIEKELKAYNQSVPVILDPVMVATSGHRLIEPDTVNQLVEKLFPIVSLVTPNIDEAIILSGQEINNLDDMIAAGEKIIEKGANAVLIKGGHLTGPVIYDVFIYGKDAPIVLESAFIASKNLHGTGCTLSSAIAAEMAKGNNLLSAIKNAKNYISQALQTGSEVKTGEGNGPLNHFFEPLKLIIQ; the protein is encoded by the coding sequence ATGAATTATATTCATGTATTAACAATAGCCGGCTCAGATAGTGGGGGCGGGGCTGGTATTCAGGCCGATTTGAAGACCTTTTCGGCCCTGGGCTGTTTTGGTACATCGGTAATTACGGCGGTAACTGCACAGAATACGCTAGGGGTGCGTTCAGTACATGGTATTCCCGCGGAAATGATTAAAGATCAGTTACAGGCTGTATTGGATGATATAGTGCCAGTGGCCATTAAAATTGGGATGATTAACCGTGCCGAAGTGGTACAGGTGATTGAAAAAGAACTAAAAGCTTACAATCAATCTGTTCCTGTTATTTTAGATCCGGTAATGGTCGCTACCAGCGGTCACCGCTTAATCGAACCTGATACCGTTAACCAATTGGTAGAAAAATTATTCCCCATCGTTAGTTTGGTTACACCAAATATAGATGAGGCCATAATCCTTTCGGGACAAGAAATCAATAACCTCGATGATATGATTGCGGCAGGGGAGAAAATCATCGAAAAAGGAGCAAATGCTGTGCTGATTAAAGGAGGACATTTAACAGGGCCAGTGATTTATGATGTTTTTATTTATGGAAAAGATGCACCTATTGTATTGGAAAGTGCTTTTATTGCTTCTAAAAATCTACACGGAACGGGTTGCACACTTTCTTCAGCTATAGCTGCCGAAATGGCGAAGGGCAACAATTTATTATCCGCAATTAAAAATGCAAAAAACTACATCAGCCAGGCCTTACAAACTGGTAGTGAAGTAAAAACAGGTGAAGGTAATGGGCCGTTAAACCACTTTTTCGAACCTTTAAAATTAATTATCCAATGA
- a CDS encoding HAD family phosphatase, with amino-acid sequence MRKIKALLFDLDGTLIDSEKFHFDCWNTFLCPYNVNIEFKDWLSNYAGIPLPKNAKTIIDRYKIKEELEDFINKREKITFDGFRTTDIELMPYALEFIQFAYEKGLTLAVVTASPKIDVEAVFERNGLAKYFSLFITRTDVSKSKPDPESYNLCVERLGVEKEECIVFEDTVNGVKSALAAGITCYAIQNNVQAHQKLKIADELFLSFANAKEFMQKRELI; translated from the coding sequence ATGCGTAAAATAAAAGCCCTGCTTTTCGATTTAGATGGTACATTAATTGATTCGGAGAAATTTCATTTCGATTGTTGGAATACATTTTTATGTCCCTATAATGTGAATATCGAATTTAAAGATTGGTTAAGCAATTATGCGGGGATTCCGCTGCCGAAAAATGCAAAAACGATTATAGACCGGTATAAAATCAAAGAAGAGTTAGAAGACTTTATCAATAAAAGAGAAAAGATAACTTTTGATGGTTTTAGAACGACTGATATTGAATTAATGCCGTATGCCTTAGAATTTATTCAATTTGCCTATGAAAAAGGGCTTACACTTGCTGTGGTTACGGCTAGTCCGAAAATTGATGTTGAAGCTGTTTTTGAACGAAATGGTTTGGCTAAATATTTCAGTTTGTTTATTACCAGAACAGATGTTAGCAAATCAAAACCTGATCCCGAAAGTTACAACCTTTGTGTAGAGCGCTTAGGTGTAGAAAAAGAAGAATGCATCGTTTTTGAAGATACCGTGAATGGAGTAAAATCTGCTCTTGCAGCGGGCATAACCTGTTACGCCATTCAGAACAATGTACAGGCACACCAAAAACTAAAAATTGCTGATGAGCTTTTCCTCAGTTTTGCAAATGCCAAAGAATTTATGCAGAAGAGGGAATTGATTTAG
- a CDS encoding CocE/NonD family hydrolase gives MNLTRIFSLLFCLFISNELMAQQTDSAYVRENYTKIERQIPMRDGVKLFTSIYIPKNQSKKYPFLINRTPYTVAPYGEDKYKLSLGNFPAMMREGFIFVYQDVRGRWMSEGTFADIRPQLTGKKSKTAIDESTDTYDTIDWLIKNVKGNNGNAGIYGISYPGFYSTTSLPNAHPALKAVSPQAPVTDWLMGDDFHHRGTLFLMDAFSFMGSFGVPRPKPITPDKGPKGFQFPIQDNYRFYLEAGSIKNLKDRYFADSIKFWNDLFKHPNLDTFWKARLITPHLTNVKPAVMVVGGFFDAEDAYGTFATYKAIEKQNPGANNILVAGPWFHGGWVRSDGSYFGDIPFGRTTSTDYQQQYELPFFKHYLKNEGDFNAAEANIFVTGSNEWTKFNTWPPQEAESKNLYLQPNGKLSFEKVGRTDSWDEYVSDPNNPVPYQDGIQAKRTREYMIDDQRFAARRPDVKTYQTDALTEDITLTGPVLANLVVSTTGTDADYVVKLIDVYPEDAPNPEPNPKNLIMGGYEMLVRGEIMRGKYRNSFEKPEALVPGAITKVNYPLPDIAHTFKKGHKIMIQIQNSWFPLADRNPQKFMDIYQAEPQDFQKATHKIYHDVHNSSFITVSVLK, from the coding sequence ATGAACCTTACCAGAATTTTCAGTCTTTTATTTTGTCTGTTTATTTCTAATGAATTGATGGCTCAACAAACCGATTCAGCTTATGTTAGAGAAAACTACACCAAAATAGAACGCCAGATCCCCATGCGGGATGGGGTTAAGTTGTTCACTTCAATTTACATACCTAAAAACCAGTCCAAAAAATATCCATTTTTAATAAACCGTACGCCTTATACTGTTGCCCCTTACGGCGAGGATAAATATAAGCTTAGCCTCGGCAATTTTCCAGCCATGATGCGCGAAGGATTTATTTTTGTTTACCAGGATGTACGCGGCCGTTGGATGAGTGAGGGGACTTTTGCCGATATCCGCCCTCAACTAACTGGTAAAAAGTCTAAAACCGCTATTGATGAGAGTACAGATACTTACGACACCATTGATTGGTTGATTAAAAACGTAAAAGGCAACAATGGCAATGCCGGTATTTATGGTATTTCTTACCCCGGTTTTTATTCTACCACTTCATTGCCAAATGCTCACCCGGCGTTAAAGGCCGTTTCTCCACAGGCGCCAGTTACTGATTGGCTTATGGGTGATGATTTTCACCACCGTGGTACATTATTCCTAATGGATGCTTTCAGTTTTATGGGCAGTTTTGGTGTGCCGAGGCCTAAACCGATTACACCAGATAAAGGACCTAAAGGATTTCAATTCCCCATTCAAGACAATTATCGTTTTTATTTAGAAGCCGGATCAATTAAAAACCTTAAAGACCGCTATTTTGCAGACAGCATTAAATTCTGGAACGATTTATTTAAACACCCCAACTTAGATACTTTCTGGAAAGCACGTTTAATTACCCCGCATTTAACCAATGTAAAACCTGCGGTAATGGTTGTGGGTGGCTTTTTCGATGCTGAAGATGCTTATGGAACATTTGCCACTTACAAAGCCATCGAGAAACAGAATCCTGGCGCCAATAATATCCTGGTTGCAGGTCCATGGTTCCATGGCGGCTGGGTGCGTAGTGATGGTTCTTACTTCGGCGACATCCCTTTCGGCAGAACCACCAGCACCGATTATCAGCAACAGTACGAGCTGCCTTTCTTTAAACATTATTTAAAAAACGAAGGCGACTTTAATGCTGCAGAAGCCAATATCTTTGTAACCGGAAGCAACGAATGGACAAAATTCAACACCTGGCCTCCACAAGAGGCTGAAAGCAAAAACCTGTATTTACAGCCAAACGGAAAACTCAGTTTTGAGAAAGTGGGCAGAACCGATAGCTGGGACGAATATGTGAGCGACCCGAATAATCCTGTACCTTACCAGGATGGGATTCAGGCCAAACGTACCCGCGAGTACATGATCGACGATCAGCGTTTTGCTGCACGACGCCCGGACGTTAAAACCTATCAGACTGATGCCTTAACTGAAGACATTACCTTAACTGGTCCTGTTTTAGCTAATTTAGTGGTTTCTACTACCGGAACAGATGCCGATTATGTAGTTAAACTGATTGATGTTTATCCTGAAGATGCGCCAAATCCAGAGCCTAACCCTAAAAACCTGATAATGGGCGGGTATGAAATGTTGGTGCGCGGAGAAATTATGCGTGGTAAATACCGCAACAGTTTCGAAAAACCTGAAGCTCTTGTTCCTGGCGCAATCACCAAAGTAAATTATCCGCTGCCAGATATCGCGCATACCTTTAAAAAAGGACATAAAATCATGATCCAGATCCAAAATTCATGGTTCCCTTTGGCTGATCGTAATCCGCAGAAATTTATGGATATTTACCAAGCAGAGCCACAGGACTTTCAAAAAGCAACACACAAAATTTATCACGATGTACACAACAGCTCGTTCATTACCGTTTCTGTGTTAAAATAA
- the lpdA gene encoding dihydrolipoyl dehydrogenase, whose product MQYDVVVIGSGPGGYVGAIRCAQLGLKTAVVEKYKTFGGTCLNVGCIPSKALLDSSEHFHNAAHTFTTHGIDLKSLKVNMPQMIARKDDVVAQNTAGITYLFKKNKIDSYEGVGSFVDKNTVLITKADGSTETLTAKNVIIATGSKPTALPFLPVDKKRIITSTEALNIKEVPKSMVVIGGGVIGLELGSVYARLGTKVSVIEFLPSIIATMDASLGKELQRVLKKNLGMEFFMNHKVTGATNNGKTVTVTAENAKGEAVNFDADYCIVAVGRTAYTEGLGLDKIGITVEERGKKVPVNEHLETSVDGVYAIGDVITGAMLAHKAEDEGTYVAETIAGQKPHINYNLIPGVVYTWPEVASVGLTEEQLKEKGTKYKAGSFPFKASGRAKASMDTDGFIKVLADASTDEVLGVHMIGPRAADMIAEAVIAMEFRASAEDIARTCHAHPTYTEALKEAALAATDNRAIHI is encoded by the coding sequence ATGCAATACGATGTCGTTGTTATCGGTTCAGGGCCGGGCGGTTATGTAGGCGCAATCCGTTGTGCTCAGTTAGGTTTAAAAACTGCAGTAGTAGAAAAATATAAAACTTTTGGAGGTACTTGCTTAAACGTTGGTTGTATCCCATCTAAAGCTTTGTTAGATTCATCAGAGCATTTTCATAATGCTGCTCATACATTTACTACTCACGGTATCGATTTAAAAAGCCTTAAAGTAAATATGCCACAAATGATCGCCCGTAAAGACGATGTTGTTGCACAAAATACGGCCGGTATTACTTATTTGTTCAAGAAAAATAAAATCGATTCTTATGAAGGCGTTGGTTCATTTGTAGATAAAAACACAGTTTTAATCACGAAGGCTGATGGTTCTACGGAGACCTTAACCGCTAAAAATGTAATCATTGCTACGGGTTCTAAGCCTACAGCCTTGCCATTTTTGCCAGTTGATAAAAAACGTATCATTACTTCAACAGAGGCTTTAAATATTAAAGAAGTTCCAAAGTCGATGGTTGTAATTGGTGGCGGTGTTATTGGTTTGGAGTTAGGTTCTGTTTACGCCCGTTTAGGCACAAAAGTTTCAGTAATTGAGTTTTTGCCATCCATCATTGCCACAATGGATGCAAGTTTAGGTAAAGAACTTCAACGCGTATTGAAGAAAAACCTGGGCATGGAATTCTTTATGAATCATAAAGTTACCGGTGCTACAAATAATGGTAAAACAGTAACGGTTACTGCAGAAAATGCGAAAGGTGAAGCCGTAAATTTCGACGCGGATTATTGCATCGTGGCTGTTGGCCGTACGGCATATACCGAAGGTTTGGGTTTAGATAAAATAGGAATCACAGTAGAAGAAAGAGGAAAAAAAGTCCCTGTAAATGAGCATTTAGAGACTTCGGTTGATGGTGTTTACGCCATTGGAGATGTAATTACCGGTGCAATGTTAGCGCACAAAGCCGAAGATGAAGGTACTTATGTGGCAGAAACCATCGCAGGACAAAAACCACATATCAACTATAACTTAATTCCGGGGGTTGTTTATACCTGGCCTGAAGTTGCATCTGTTGGTTTAACAGAAGAGCAACTGAAAGAAAAAGGAACTAAATATAAAGCAGGATCTTTCCCTTTCAAAGCCAGCGGACGTGCGAAAGCAAGTATGGATACTGATGGTTTCATTAAAGTTTTGGCTGATGCTTCAACTGATGAGGTTTTAGGTGTACATATGATTGGCCCGCGTGCTGCGGATATGATTGCTGAAGCTGTTATTGCAATGGAGTTCCGCGCATCTGCAGAAGATATTGCACGTACCTGCCATGCGCACCCAACTTATACCGAAGCCTTAAAAGAAGCTGCACTTGCGGCAACTGATAACAGAGCGATACATATTTAA
- a CDS encoding DUF6515 family protein, which translates to MNRLLNKGLVVFAAAAMIATLSIESVSAQRPSRSGGGGGSFGGGRSGSIGSSRGGGSFSRQPAMRVPGRGSFSAGIRSGRPGYAYNRPGYRPGYGRPGYGYRFGYGRPYYRPYYRYYNFYRPFLGVRIGVLPYGYYPFWYGPTQFYYSGGLFYQQNNDQYEVVTPPVGAEVPNLPSEANQVTINGIDYYEYKGVYYTQKENADGKTVYIVAGKDGVLNTTEGSVDAHNIGDIINQLPEGCREVTIKNEKYFVSPDDVYYEEVVDGTNITYRVIGKLF; encoded by the coding sequence ATGAACAGGTTATTAAATAAAGGATTGGTTGTTTTCGCTGCAGCAGCGATGATCGCAACCTTGAGTATCGAAAGTGTTTCTGCGCAGCGGCCAAGCAGGAGCGGAGGTGGAGGAGGCTCTTTCGGCGGAGGCAGATCGGGCTCAATTGGCTCGTCAAGAGGTGGTGGCTCTTTTTCCCGTCAGCCAGCTATGCGCGTGCCAGGCAGAGGGAGCTTTTCTGCAGGTATCCGTTCTGGCAGACCAGGTTATGCTTATAACCGGCCAGGTTATCGTCCGGGATATGGTAGGCCAGGTTATGGTTACAGATTTGGTTATGGAAGGCCTTATTATAGACCATATTACCGTTATTACAACTTTTACAGGCCGTTTTTAGGTGTCCGGATTGGTGTACTACCTTACGGCTATTATCCATTCTGGTATGGCCCAACACAGTTTTATTATTCCGGAGGATTGTTCTATCAGCAAAATAACGATCAATACGAAGTGGTAACTCCACCGGTTGGTGCTGAAGTTCCGAATTTACCATCTGAAGCAAATCAGGTAACCATTAATGGGATTGATTATTACGAATACAAAGGCGTTTATTATACCCAAAAAGAAAATGCCGATGGTAAAACAGTTTATATCGTGGCTGGAAAAGATGGCGTTTTAAATACGACAGAAGGTTCGGTTGATGCACATAACATTGGTGATATTATTAACCAGTTGCCTGAAGGATGCAGAGAAGTGACAATTAAAAATGAAAAATATTTTGTTTCACCTGATGATGTTTATTACGAAGAAGTAGTTGACGGAACAAATATTACTTACCGTGTAATTGGTAAGCTGTTTTAG
- a CDS encoding Crp/Fnr family transcriptional regulator, with product MLSAQEILVSVGTFSSHDLLLFEEKVLRKIVKKNDVVLGQGEICQSVYFILSGSFVQFLSDYETEKIIDLHLPNEWMFNHPSLIGQIPSGTTIKAFEDAEVIELSLINLHELIARSQSFLSLGRVFDQAHHRTYLFDNALSPVQKYNYIKNAKPLIVQVFPVKMIASYLKITPETLSRVRANY from the coding sequence ATGCTGTCAGCCCAAGAGATTTTAGTCAGTGTCGGAACATTTTCATCTCATGATTTGCTTCTTTTTGAAGAAAAAGTCCTGCGAAAAATAGTTAAGAAAAACGATGTGGTATTGGGCCAGGGTGAGATTTGCCAATCTGTCTATTTCATCCTGTCCGGATCTTTTGTTCAATTTCTGTCTGATTATGAAACTGAGAAAATCATTGATCTTCACTTACCCAATGAATGGATGTTTAATCACCCGAGTTTGATAGGACAAATACCATCAGGCACTACGATTAAAGCTTTTGAGGATGCGGAGGTCATTGAATTGAGCTTAATCAACCTGCACGAGTTGATAGCCAGGTCGCAGTCTTTCTTAAGCCTGGGTAGAGTTTTTGATCAAGCTCATCACCGGACTTACCTTTTTGATAATGCATTAAGCCCTGTTCAAAAATATAATTATATAAAAAATGCAAAGCCGCTCATTGTACAGGTTTTTCCGGTTAAAATGATTGCTTCCTATCTCAAAATAACTCCCGAAACACTAAGCAGGGTTAGAGCGAACTATTGA
- a CDS encoding VOC family protein, translating to MLTEINPKLPMRDKEITRDFYVNKLGFKDIGVDNFKDYLMVQKDHVQIHFFLFETLDPKENYGQVYIRTDDIEGLYKWMLDTKQSIHPNGHLQTKPWGQKEFAMLDPDCNLLTFGQSV from the coding sequence ATGCTAACAGAAATCAATCCGAAACTTCCAATGCGTGATAAAGAAATCACCAGAGATTTTTATGTGAATAAATTAGGCTTTAAAGATATTGGGGTCGACAATTTTAAGGATTACCTCATGGTGCAAAAAGATCATGTTCAGATTCACTTTTTTTTATTCGAAACACTTGACCCGAAAGAAAACTATGGTCAGGTTTATATCCGTACAGATGATATAGAGGGTTTATACAAATGGATGCTGGATACTAAACAAAGCATTCATCCGAATGGGCATTTGCAAACAAAACCATGGGGGCAAAAGGAATTTGCTATGCTCGATCCGGATTGCAATTTACTCACTTTTGGGCAATCGGTTTAA